The proteins below are encoded in one region of Mycobacterium pseudokansasii:
- a CDS encoding ribokinase: MTARRVCVVGSLNMDLTFAVTTLPHPGETVLASALNCAPGGKGGNQAVAAARAGAHVQFVGAVGDDAAADQLRDHLLANGVGIEGMVRVPGPSGTAIIVVDTGAENIIVVAPGANGQLKLPPAAVGDCDVLLTQLEIPPHAAVAAARQARSAGAVVMVNASPAARLHSAGPDLATVADVVIANESEAQQWRWPPAHLVVTRGARGARYVGVDGELDVAAPAVTAVDTTGAGDVFAGVLAAHWPPDPASPAQRLRALRRACAAGALATTVAGAGDCAPPADAIEAALIR, translated from the coding sequence ATGACGGCGCGACGAGTCTGTGTGGTGGGCAGCCTGAACATGGATCTGACGTTCGCGGTCACCACGCTGCCGCACCCGGGCGAGACGGTGCTGGCGTCGGCACTGAACTGTGCGCCCGGGGGCAAGGGCGGCAATCAGGCGGTTGCCGCCGCACGCGCGGGTGCGCACGTCCAGTTCGTCGGCGCTGTGGGCGACGACGCGGCTGCCGACCAGCTGCGGGACCACCTGCTGGCCAACGGTGTCGGCATTGAAGGAATGGTGCGGGTGCCCGGCCCGAGCGGGACGGCGATCATTGTGGTCGACACCGGCGCCGAGAACATCATCGTGGTGGCTCCCGGCGCGAACGGGCAGCTGAAGCTGCCGCCCGCGGCGGTCGGCGACTGCGACGTGTTGCTGACCCAGTTGGAGATTCCGCCGCACGCGGCGGTGGCCGCGGCCCGGCAGGCCCGGTCGGCCGGGGCGGTCGTCATGGTCAATGCCTCCCCGGCCGCCCGGCTGCACAGCGCCGGACCCGACTTGGCGACGGTGGCCGACGTCGTGATCGCCAACGAGTCCGAAGCCCAGCAATGGCGTTGGCCGCCGGCCCACCTCGTGGTCACCCGCGGTGCGCGCGGCGCCCGCTACGTCGGCGTCGACGGCGAACTGGACGTGGCCGCCCCCGCAGTGACCGCGGTGGACACCACCGGAGCCGGTGACGTATTCGCCGGGGTCCTGGCTGCCCATTGGCCACCGGACCCGGCTTCGCCGGCCCAACGACTGCGCGCGTTGCGACGGGCCTGCGCGGCAGGGGCACTGGCGACCACGGTGGCGGGCGCCGGAGATTGTGCGCCGCCCGCCGATGCGATCGAGGCGGCGCTGATCCGCTAG
- a CDS encoding DUF4878 domain-containing protein has protein sequence MTLGAGGAVLVVVAIVLVITLAGRGGPGRGGSAGDAVKGYLQALARGDAEAALSYGADQPATKELLTEEILKKQIAQWPISNIRILSDDSTGAGAAVGFGQVHVVVNFGDKVSDTTLSMKKDHGSWKLPSAAIKVKPGLAGDRDAAGKTVTFFGTPVGDSTVYVFPGWIDVGTTNPYITVTAKPILLDQVSLISETWIQPTFVLSDKGRDAARDQLAAAMANCQKSNLLAPPGCPMSVDPYGLADGTAAWGPADISAVKFDSFDPYRLALMFFGEVKEPIAVRTTGGATKQGEASQFLSGTADLAKTPPELNFR, from the coding sequence GTGACGCTGGGTGCTGGCGGCGCCGTGCTCGTGGTGGTGGCCATTGTCTTGGTCATCACCCTGGCCGGCCGAGGTGGCCCGGGCCGCGGCGGGTCGGCCGGCGATGCGGTCAAAGGTTATCTGCAGGCACTGGCCCGCGGGGATGCCGAGGCGGCTCTGTCCTACGGCGCTGACCAGCCGGCCACCAAAGAACTACTCACCGAGGAGATCCTCAAGAAGCAGATCGCGCAATGGCCGATCAGCAATATCAGGATCCTCAGCGATGACTCGACGGGGGCCGGTGCCGCGGTCGGCTTCGGTCAGGTGCATGTGGTGGTTAACTTCGGGGACAAGGTTTCCGACACCACCCTGTCGATGAAAAAGGACCACGGTAGCTGGAAACTCCCTTCGGCGGCGATCAAGGTCAAGCCCGGACTCGCCGGCGACAGGGATGCTGCCGGCAAGACGGTGACATTCTTCGGTACGCCCGTCGGTGACTCCACGGTGTATGTGTTTCCCGGCTGGATCGACGTCGGCACGACCAACCCGTACATCACGGTGACGGCGAAACCAATTTTGCTGGACCAGGTTTCGCTGATCAGCGAAACCTGGATACAGCCGACCTTCGTGCTGTCGGATAAGGGCCGCGACGCGGCGCGGGACCAGCTCGCCGCGGCGATGGCCAACTGTCAGAAGTCCAACCTGCTGGCCCCACCCGGCTGCCCGATGAGTGTGGATCCCTACGGCTTGGCCGACGGCACCGCCGCGTGGGGGCCCGCGGATATCAGCGCAGTCAAATTCGACAGCTTCGATCCCTATCGGTTGGCGCTGATGTTTTTCGGCGAGGTCAAAGAGCCGATAGCGGTCAGGACCACCGGCGGCGCCACCAAGCAGGGCGAGGCAAGCCAATTCCTTTCGGGCACCGCCGATCTGGCCAAGACACCGCCGGAACTCAATTTTCGATGA
- a CDS encoding adenylate/guanylate cyclase domain-containing protein, whose product MTSGQPTEPVSQGEPAPTGNRGRRLLRLFRMGIQSKLLVTLLLCSIMSVAVVGLTGYVTGRNALQQVATERLLELRESHKRQLEGLFGEFTNSLEVYSSGFSAVQAIEAFTDGFNQLSNATISPAQQESIVNYYSTAVVKPISQLTGDDVDVNALLPTSNSQKYLQANYTAQCASASESVLCGDAGDGSAWSAANARYNDFFRGIVTRFDYRDALLLDLHGNVVYTVSKGPDLGTNIFTGPYRETVLRDAYRKALRSNNVDFVWITDFQQYQPQLDAPTAWVVSPIGMAGKIEGVMALPLPISKINDIMNAHKHWEAVGMGRSTETYLVGPDNLMRSDSRLFLQDRDKYRREAVAGGTPGDVVDSAIRLGTTVLVQPVPSAGVRYAQRGQTGVTKDTDYLGNRELQAYAPVDVPNSDLHWSILATRDDWDAYQRLSTFGKTLVLAVAGITLAICVVSMLLAKLLVRPIRRLEAGTERISAGDYEVTVPVRSRDELGDLTAAFNEMSRNLKIKEELLNEQRKENDRLLLSLMPEPVVQRYREGVQTVAQEHQDVAVIFADMVGLDDMSDDLSGDELVAVVNELFRQFDSAAEALGVERIRTFHNGYLASCGATTPRLDNIHRSVDFAIEIQRIIDRFNSRSRHKLRLRVGINTGKVISGLVGRASLAYDMWGAAVSLAYQMHSGSPQPGIYVTSQVHDAMRDIWKFAPAGTISVGGTEQQIWRLVERQ is encoded by the coding sequence GTGACGTCGGGGCAGCCAACGGAACCGGTATCCCAAGGAGAGCCCGCCCCAACCGGGAATCGAGGGCGGCGGCTACTGCGGTTGTTCCGGATGGGCATCCAATCGAAGTTGTTGGTGACGCTGTTGCTGTGCAGCATCATGTCGGTGGCGGTCGTCGGCCTCACCGGTTATGTGACCGGGCGCAACGCGTTACAGCAAGTGGCAACGGAGCGGTTGCTCGAGTTGCGGGAGTCGCACAAGCGGCAGCTGGAGGGGCTTTTCGGCGAGTTCACCAATTCCCTGGAGGTGTATAGCAGCGGTTTCAGTGCCGTCCAGGCGATCGAGGCGTTCACCGACGGCTTCAACCAGTTGTCCAACGCCACGATCAGCCCGGCCCAGCAGGAGTCGATCGTCAATTACTACAGCACTGCGGTGGTCAAACCGATCAGTCAGCTGACCGGAGACGATGTCGACGTCAATGCGCTGCTGCCGACCTCCAACTCGCAGAAGTACCTTCAGGCCAACTACACCGCACAGTGCGCGTCGGCGAGCGAATCGGTGTTGTGTGGCGACGCCGGTGACGGCAGCGCGTGGTCGGCAGCCAATGCCCGCTACAACGACTTCTTCCGCGGGATCGTCACTCGCTTCGACTATCGTGACGCGTTGTTGCTCGATCTTCACGGCAATGTCGTCTACACCGTGAGCAAAGGCCCTGACCTGGGCACCAACATCTTCACCGGGCCCTATCGGGAAACGGTCTTGCGGGACGCGTACCGGAAAGCGTTGCGCTCCAACAACGTTGACTTCGTATGGATCACCGATTTCCAGCAGTATCAACCGCAGCTGGACGCCCCCACCGCATGGGTGGTGTCGCCGATTGGGATGGCCGGCAAGATCGAAGGCGTTATGGCGTTGCCGTTGCCGATCTCGAAGATCAACGACATCATGAACGCGCACAAGCACTGGGAAGCCGTCGGTATGGGCCGCTCGACCGAGACCTACCTGGTGGGCCCGGACAACTTGATGCGTTCCGATTCACGGCTGTTTCTGCAGGACCGAGACAAGTATCGACGGGAGGCGGTGGCGGGCGGCACTCCAGGCGACGTGGTGGACAGCGCGATCCGGCTGGGAACCACCGTTCTGGTGCAGCCGGTTCCCAGCGCGGGGGTTCGGTACGCCCAACGCGGCCAGACCGGCGTCACGAAAGACACCGACTACCTCGGCAATCGGGAGCTGCAGGCGTACGCGCCGGTCGATGTGCCGAACTCCGATCTGCACTGGTCGATCTTGGCCACCCGGGACGACTGGGATGCCTATCAGCGGCTGTCCACGTTCGGCAAGACTCTGGTGCTAGCGGTCGCGGGGATCACCCTGGCGATCTGCGTGGTATCGATGCTGCTTGCCAAGCTGCTGGTGCGCCCGATCCGGCGGCTGGAGGCCGGCACCGAGAGGATCAGCGCCGGCGACTACGAGGTGACCGTTCCGGTGCGGTCACGCGACGAGCTCGGTGATCTCACTGCGGCTTTCAACGAGATGAGCCGCAACCTCAAGATCAAAGAGGAGCTGCTCAACGAGCAGCGCAAGGAAAACGATCGCTTGCTGCTGTCATTGATGCCCGAACCGGTCGTGCAGCGGTATCGCGAGGGCGTGCAGACCGTCGCACAGGAACACCAGGACGTCGCCGTGATCTTCGCCGACATGGTCGGGCTCGACGACATGTCCGACGACCTGTCCGGAGACGAACTGGTCGCGGTCGTCAACGAACTCTTCCGGCAGTTCGACTCTGCGGCCGAAGCGCTCGGCGTGGAGCGGATTCGAACGTTCCACAACGGCTACCTGGCCAGTTGCGGTGCCACCACCCCGCGGCTGGACAACATCCACCGAAGCGTCGACTTCGCCATCGAGATCCAGCGCATCATCGACAGATTCAACAGCCGGTCACGACACAAGCTCCGGCTGCGGGTCGGAATCAATACCGGCAAGGTCATCAGTGGCTTGGTCGGTCGCGCCAGCCTCGCTTACGACATGTGGGGTGCCGCGGTAAGCCTGGCCTACCAAATGCACAGCGGCTCACCGCAACCCGGCATCTATGTCACTTCACAGGTACACGACGCGATGCGCGACATCTGGAAGTTCGCGCCGGCCGGAACCATCTCGGTCGGCGGTACCGAGCAGCAAATCTGGCGGTTGGTGGAACGCCAATGA
- a CDS encoding AAA family ATPase, protein MTAMRVQPNHHDVDAAQRSIAALSHAFSIKVVGQDNLRESLLIGLLAGGHVLIESVPGLAKTTAARVIAESIHGRFQRIQCTPDLLPSDILGTQVYEAETNSFATQLGPVHANIVLLDEINRSSAKTQSAMLEAMEERQTTIAGTVYPIPQPFLVIATQNPVDQEGTYPLSEAQTDRFMLKDIVHYPTAQEEVEVMVRRDAGIYDKDRPIDPAIGRDDVRRLQAVVRGIHMDPALMHYASQLVAVSRNPSQFLPPQLARVIEYGASPRATIAFCESARALALLRGRNHVRPEDIQHLAHRVLGHRLILGFEASSAKITPQVAVDAILQAVRVP, encoded by the coding sequence ATGACCGCAATGCGAGTGCAACCCAACCATCACGACGTCGACGCCGCCCAGCGCAGCATCGCCGCGCTGTCACATGCGTTCAGCATCAAGGTGGTTGGGCAGGATAACCTGCGTGAGTCGCTGTTGATCGGGCTGCTCGCCGGCGGTCATGTGTTGATCGAAAGCGTTCCGGGACTTGCCAAAACGACGGCCGCCAGGGTCATCGCCGAATCGATCCACGGCCGGTTCCAACGCATTCAATGCACGCCGGACCTGTTACCCAGCGATATTCTCGGTACCCAGGTGTACGAAGCGGAAACAAACTCGTTCGCCACCCAGCTGGGTCCGGTGCATGCCAACATCGTACTGCTCGATGAGATCAACCGCTCGAGCGCCAAGACTCAAAGCGCGATGCTCGAGGCGATGGAGGAACGCCAGACCACCATCGCCGGAACGGTCTACCCGATACCGCAGCCGTTCCTGGTGATCGCCACCCAAAACCCGGTGGACCAGGAGGGCACCTATCCGCTATCAGAGGCCCAGACCGACCGCTTCATGCTCAAAGACATCGTGCACTATCCGACTGCGCAGGAAGAAGTGGAGGTCATGGTCCGCCGCGACGCCGGTATCTACGACAAAGACCGTCCGATCGATCCGGCGATCGGACGGGACGATGTGCGCCGGCTACAAGCGGTGGTGCGCGGCATCCACATGGACCCCGCCTTGATGCACTACGCAAGCCAACTGGTTGCCGTCAGTCGCAACCCGTCGCAGTTCTTACCGCCGCAGCTGGCCCGAGTGATCGAATACGGCGCCTCGCCGCGGGCTACCATTGCGTTCTGCGAAAGCGCCCGCGCGCTGGCACTGCTGCGTGGCCGGAACCACGTGCGGCCGGAAGACATTCAGCATCTGGCCCATCGGGTGTTGGGACATCGGTTAATTCTGGGCTTCGAAGCCAGCAGCGCAAAAATCACCCCGCAAGTCGCGGTCGACGCAATCCTGCAAGCGGTGCGGGTGCCCTGA
- a CDS encoding adenylate/guanylate cyclase domain-containing protein, with protein sequence MISGEATDSVPEASAAPVRKRRIPKSLRSGGRRRPRFRASIQSKLMVLLLLSSIVSVAAVVIVGYQTGRASLQTAAYERLTELRESQKRAIDTLFADLTNSLVIYARGLTVVQAVAQFTTGFDQLADATINPAQQQAIVNYYNNQLIKPVERTTGEKLDITALLPTSPAQKYLQAYYTAPFTSDQDSMRFDDAGDGSAWSAANARFNGYFREIVTRFDYDDAVLLDTRGNIVYSLSKDPDLGTNILTGPYRESNLRDAYLKALGANAVDFTWITDFKPYQPQLDVPTAWLVAPVQADGRTEGVIALPLPIAKINRIMTANQQWQAAGMGRGTETYLAGPDSLMRSDSRLFVQDPDEYRRQSVAAGTPLDVVNRAIQLGGTTLLQPVASAGLRAAQRGQTGTITATDYTDNKELEAYAPLDVPNSDLHWSILATRDNSEAFAAVAAFSKALVLVTVAIILGICVASMLIAQAMVRPVRRLEAGTQKISAGDYDVTIPVTTRDEIGDLTAAFNAMSRNLEIKEGLLNEQRRENDRLLLSMMPEPVVQRYREGEQTIAQEHQDVTVIFADVLGLDEISKDLSGNELVGIVDDLFRQFDSAAESHGVERIRTLHNGYLASCGVTTPRLDNVARTIDFALEMRRIVDRFNRQTGHELRLRAGINTGNVISGLVGRSSVVYDMWGAAVSLAYQTHSGSPQPGIYVTAPVYEAMRDVRQFTPAGTISVGGVDQPIYRLSERS encoded by the coding sequence GTGATATCGGGCGAGGCAACAGATTCCGTGCCGGAGGCATCCGCCGCCCCGGTCCGCAAGCGCAGGATCCCCAAGAGCCTGAGGAGTGGGGGGCGCCGCCGGCCGCGTTTCCGGGCAAGCATCCAGTCCAAGCTCATGGTGCTGCTGTTGCTGTCGAGCATCGTGTCGGTGGCCGCGGTCGTCATCGTCGGGTATCAAACCGGCCGTGCCTCACTGCAGACAGCAGCTTATGAGCGGTTGACCGAATTGCGCGAATCGCAGAAGCGGGCAATCGATACGCTGTTTGCCGACCTGACGAATTCGTTGGTCATCTATGCGCGGGGATTGACGGTGGTGCAGGCGGTCGCGCAGTTCACCACCGGGTTTGACCAATTGGCCGACGCGACCATCAACCCGGCCCAGCAGCAGGCCATTGTCAACTACTACAACAACCAGCTCATCAAACCGGTGGAGCGAACGACGGGCGAAAAGCTCGATATCACCGCGCTGCTGCCGACCTCGCCCGCCCAGAAGTATCTGCAGGCCTACTACACCGCGCCGTTCACGTCGGATCAGGACTCGATGCGGTTCGACGACGCCGGCGACGGCAGCGCATGGTCGGCCGCCAACGCGCGATTCAACGGCTACTTCCGCGAAATCGTCACCCGCTTCGATTACGACGATGCGGTATTGCTGGACACCCGCGGCAATATCGTCTACAGCCTGAGCAAGGATCCCGACCTGGGCACCAACATCCTGACCGGGCCCTACCGAGAATCCAACCTGCGTGATGCCTACCTTAAAGCGCTGGGCGCCAACGCCGTTGACTTCACCTGGATCACCGACTTCAAGCCGTATCAGCCGCAACTGGACGTGCCGACGGCGTGGCTGGTGGCACCGGTTCAGGCCGACGGGAGAACCGAAGGGGTGATCGCGCTACCGCTGCCGATCGCCAAGATCAACCGGATCATGACTGCCAACCAGCAGTGGCAGGCTGCGGGCATGGGCCGGGGCACGGAGACGTACCTCGCGGGCCCGGACAGCCTCATGCGTTCTGATTCGCGGCTCTTTGTGCAGGACCCCGATGAATACCGGCGACAATCGGTGGCCGCAGGCACTCCGCTCGACGTGGTGAACCGCGCGATCCAACTCGGTGGCACGACGCTGCTACAACCCGTTGCAAGCGCGGGCTTGCGTGCCGCCCAACGCGGCCAGACCGGAACCATCACCGCCACCGACTACACGGATAACAAGGAGCTGGAGGCCTACGCGCCGCTAGATGTGCCCAATTCCGACCTGCACTGGTCGATTCTGGCAACACGCGACAACTCCGAGGCATTCGCCGCGGTTGCCGCCTTCAGCAAGGCGCTGGTGTTGGTCACCGTGGCCATCATTCTCGGTATCTGTGTCGCCTCGATGCTGATCGCCCAGGCGATGGTGCGGCCGGTCCGGCGGCTGGAAGCCGGTACCCAGAAGATCAGCGCCGGCGACTACGACGTCACCATTCCGGTCACGACTCGTGACGAAATCGGTGATCTCACAGCGGCTTTCAATGCGATGAGCCGAAACCTGGAAATCAAGGAGGGCTTGCTCAACGAGCAGCGCAGAGAAAACGACCGGCTGCTGCTGTCGATGATGCCCGAGCCGGTGGTACAGCGCTATCGCGAGGGGGAGCAGACGATCGCCCAGGAGCACCAAGACGTCACCGTGATCTTTGCCGACGTCCTGGGGCTGGACGAGATTTCCAAGGACCTGTCGGGCAACGAGCTGGTCGGAATCGTCGACGACTTGTTCCGGCAGTTCGACTCGGCCGCGGAATCCCATGGGGTCGAACGGATTCGCACATTGCACAACGGCTACCTGGCCAGCTGCGGGGTGACCACGCCGCGGCTGGACAATGTCGCTCGGACCATCGACTTCGCCCTGGAAATGCGGCGCATCGTCGACCGGTTCAACCGCCAAACCGGCCACGAACTTCGGCTGCGGGCCGGCATCAACACCGGCAACGTCATCAGCGGGCTCGTCGGCCGATCCAGTGTCGTCTACGACATGTGGGGCGCAGCGGTGAGCCTGGCCTACCAAACACACAGCGGCTCACCGCAACCCGGCATCTACGTCACCGCACCGGTGTACGAGGCGATGAGAGATGTGCGACAGTTCACCCCGGCGGGCACCATCTCCGTCGGCGGCGTGGACCAGCCGATCTACCGATTGTCGGAGCGATCATGA
- a CDS encoding DUF58 domain-containing protein yields MGKHLNRAKLYFGTDTRGLLDGGRYALLHTRSLEFDDLRPYVAGDDIRDIDWKASARSGSVLIKRYVSERHHKILLIADTGRNMTALAPSGEVKRDVALHVIGAIGLITLGRSDELGIVYGDSRGSANIRARRGETHIESLLHRFYTHTCSQPATSDIVTQLTYVATGYRRRMLIIVISDEPDADRRLAVALQQLSGRHDLMWAMVSDMPAVGSAEGERDGYDVATGGYVLNGATLGPRIVDAYRRREAARVAGLDEFLTTRGVQFTRIGGSAEIRAKIVALTEAFQHAG; encoded by the coding sequence ATGGGCAAGCACCTCAATCGGGCCAAATTGTATTTCGGTACCGACACTCGTGGCCTTCTCGACGGAGGTCGTTACGCGTTGCTGCATACCCGCAGCCTGGAATTCGACGACCTGCGCCCCTATGTGGCCGGCGACGACATCCGCGACATCGACTGGAAAGCCTCCGCGCGCTCCGGGTCGGTACTGATCAAACGCTATGTCTCCGAAAGGCACCACAAGATCCTGCTGATCGCCGACACCGGCCGGAACATGACCGCGCTGGCACCCAGCGGCGAGGTCAAACGCGACGTCGCGCTGCACGTGATCGGCGCGATCGGGTTGATCACGCTGGGCCGTTCCGACGAGCTGGGCATCGTGTACGGGGATTCCCGCGGCAGCGCCAACATTCGGGCGCGCCGCGGCGAAACCCACATCGAGAGCCTGCTGCACCGCTTCTACACCCACACCTGCAGCCAGCCCGCCACCAGTGACATCGTTACCCAATTAACCTACGTGGCAACGGGTTATCGCCGCCGCATGCTGATCATCGTGATCTCTGATGAACCCGACGCTGATCGCCGGCTCGCCGTCGCGCTGCAACAGCTGTCCGGGCGTCACGACCTGATGTGGGCGATGGTCTCCGACATGCCCGCCGTGGGATCCGCCGAGGGCGAACGTGACGGTTACGACGTGGCTACCGGGGGTTATGTCCTCAACGGCGCCACTCTGGGGCCCCGCATCGTCGACGCCTATCGTCGCCGCGAAGCCGCTCGGGTCGCTGGACTGGACGAGTTCCTGACAACCCGGGGAGTGCAATTCACCCGCATCGGCGGCAGCGCCGAAATACGCGCCAAGATCGTCGCACTGACCGAGGCGTTCCAGCATGCCGGGTGA
- a CDS encoding esterase gives MRIKVPLVVLAVVALGSPAIAAAAPKTYCDELKGTTSGQVCQIQMSDPAYTVNISLPSNYPDQKSLQSYVAQTRDDFLNVAKSSAPRDAPYQLEITSTNYESAIPPRGTQSLVLKVVQNVGSGQPTTKYKAFNWDQGYRKPITYDTLWQPKTDPLPTVFPIVQTALQKQTGQQVAPTAGLDPANYQNFAITNDGVTFFFNPGELLPESAGPVQALVSRSAIDSMLA, from the coding sequence ATGCGAATCAAAGTGCCCCTGGTTGTCCTGGCCGTCGTAGCGCTCGGCAGTCCCGCAATCGCCGCGGCCGCGCCCAAGACCTACTGCGACGAGCTGAAGGGCACCACTAGCGGCCAGGTATGCCAGATCCAGATGTCGGACCCGGCATACACCGTCAATATCAGCCTGCCGAGCAACTACCCCGACCAGAAATCACTGCAAAGCTACGTCGCCCAGACCCGAGACGACTTCCTCAACGTCGCCAAGTCGTCTGCGCCCCGCGATGCGCCCTACCAGTTGGAGATCACCTCGACCAACTACGAATCGGCGATACCGCCTCGCGGCACCCAGTCCTTGGTACTCAAGGTCGTTCAGAACGTCGGCAGCGGGCAGCCGACGACGAAGTACAAGGCGTTCAACTGGGATCAGGGATATCGCAAGCCGATCACCTACGACACGCTGTGGCAGCCCAAGACCGACCCGCTGCCGACCGTTTTCCCCATCGTGCAAACTGCACTGCAAAAGCAGACCGGACAGCAGGTAGCGCCCACAGCCGGTTTGGATCCGGCGAATTACCAGAATTTCGCGATCACCAATGACGGGGTGACCTTTTTCTTCAACCCGGGTGAGCTGCTGCCCGAGTCCGCCGGCCCCGTCCAGGCATTGGTCTCGCGCTCCGCGATCGACTCGATGCTGGCGTGA
- a CDS encoding mechanosensitive ion channel domain-containing protein translates to MNVFSAPWFYWAVAIAIGLPAGLIILTELHNTLVRRKSHLARQVNLLRNYLLPLGALLLLLVKASQIRAEDGMVRILTTLFGFLVLVMLLSALNATVFQSAPEDSWRKRLPTIFLDVARFALIGVGLAMILSYVWGVRVGGIFTALGVTSVVIGLMLQNSVGQIVSGLFMLFEQPFRIDDWLDTPTARGRVVEVNWRAVHIETGTGLRITPNSMLATTSFTNLSRPGGSHKCTITTKFAVADAPNQVCAMLTRIAGGLPQLKPGTIPETVALGGGEYRTTVRLRSPADDGAAQATFLPWVWYAARREDLHLDESDDEFSTTERVWDALRTVVGPELRLGLTEQQSLVPYARVVRYGADEIVQHAGVVPKGMAFIIAGSVRLTATAEDGSVVPIGTLNEGAFLGVTALTRQPNPAGAVALEEMTALEIDREHLEHVVMNKPLLLQELGRLIDERQSKAQRVTRRERVG, encoded by the coding sequence ATGAATGTTTTCAGTGCACCGTGGTTCTACTGGGCCGTCGCCATCGCCATCGGATTGCCGGCCGGGCTGATCATCCTCACGGAGTTGCACAACACACTGGTGCGCCGCAAGAGCCACCTGGCCAGGCAGGTGAACCTGCTGCGTAACTATCTGCTGCCGCTCGGTGCCCTGCTGCTGCTCCTGGTGAAGGCGTCCCAGATCCGGGCCGAAGACGGCATGGTGCGAATCCTGACCACCCTGTTCGGCTTCTTGGTGCTGGTCATGCTGTTGTCGGCGCTCAACGCCACGGTATTCCAATCAGCGCCCGAAGACAGCTGGCGCAAGCGACTGCCGACCATCTTCCTCGATGTGGCCCGGTTTGCGCTGATCGGCGTCGGCCTGGCGATGATCCTGTCCTACGTCTGGGGAGTCCGGGTCGGGGGCATATTCACCGCGCTGGGGGTAACCTCGGTCGTCATCGGCCTGATGCTGCAGAACTCCGTGGGCCAGATCGTGTCGGGACTGTTCATGCTGTTCGAGCAGCCGTTCCGGATCGACGATTGGCTCGACACGCCCACTGCGCGGGGCCGAGTCGTGGAGGTGAACTGGCGCGCGGTCCACATCGAGACCGGAACCGGCTTACGGATCACCCCGAACTCGATGCTGGCAACCACGTCGTTCACGAACTTGTCCCGCCCGGGTGGCTCGCACAAGTGCACGATCACCACGAAATTCGCCGTCGCCGACGCGCCGAACCAGGTGTGTGCGATGCTGACCCGGATAGCCGGTGGGCTACCGCAACTCAAGCCCGGAACCATTCCGGAAACCGTCGCACTGGGCGGCGGCGAGTACCGAACCACGGTCCGGCTGAGATCACCCGCCGACGACGGTGCCGCACAGGCGACGTTCTTGCCGTGGGTCTGGTACGCCGCCCGACGAGAAGACCTTCACCTTGACGAGTCCGACGACGAATTCTCGACGACCGAACGCGTGTGGGACGCGTTGCGCACCGTGGTGGGCCCGGAGTTGCGGCTGGGCCTGACCGAGCAGCAGTCACTGGTTCCCTACGCGAGGGTGGTGCGCTACGGCGCCGACGAGATCGTGCAGCACGCGGGCGTCGTCCCCAAGGGGATGGCCTTCATCATCGCCGGCAGCGTTCGCCTGACCGCGACGGCCGAGGACGGTTCGGTTGTCCCGATCGGCACGCTCAACGAGGGCGCGTTCTTGGGGGTAACCGCGCTGACCCGGCAACCCAACCCTGCCGGTGCGGTGGCACTGGAGGAGATGACCGCGCTCGAGATCGACCGCGAACACCTCGAGCACGTGGTCATGAACAAGCCGCTGTTGCTGCAAGAGCTGGGCCGGCTCATCGATGAACGGCAAAGCAAGGCGCAGCGGGTGACTCGGCGTGAGCGGGTGGGTTGA